A part of Bacteroidota bacterium genomic DNA contains:
- the tilS gene encoding tRNA lysidine(34) synthetase TilS codes for MFSTFFSVQIDTQKGHYSSVEPAFRGFAISNGGNTQAMSSRAFLTQFHEFSRRKHLIEERDRIIAAVSGGADSMVLLDLLAKEQESFGLTIIVAHFNFRLRGAESDGDEALVARSARHYGFELYVEHADTEAFAQQHRVGIQEAARMLRYEFFDKLLLSSGFDKIATAHNADDNVETIMMNLFRGSGVSGLAGIPVYREDRRIIRPLLFAERSEIEAYAAAGHLTFRNDSSNEKDYYTRNFIRNRILPLIKEEVNRGVVSTMNRLAEVFRELDVFLKETAHARYQPVVVFDSNEELHLSISKLRTIPKLIQHYIIMMASEAFSGTKLEYDQVSRVLELTEGLTGSRVEIDKNSVVYRDRDHLVFRRVEEKVEFRFAVLPAHRYRFERFEFSSEILETRSAPTNGRNTEYIDADKVEGQELVIRSWREGDWFVPLGMTSRKKLSDFFVDAKIPVFEKPFIPILETKRGDIVWVCGYRIDERFKVTLETRRVMKLHFSLLPKQNALQQKESEN; via the coding sequence ATGTTCAGTACCTTTTTCAGCGTGCAGATCGACACTCAAAAAGGGCATTATTCGTCGGTGGAGCCCGCTTTTCGGGGTTTCGCCATTTCCAACGGGGGAAACACACAAGCGATGTCGTCGAGAGCCTTTCTCACGCAATTTCATGAGTTCAGCCGCCGGAAACATCTCATTGAAGAGCGTGATCGGATTATTGCCGCAGTCAGCGGCGGGGCCGACTCGATGGTATTGCTGGATTTGTTGGCAAAGGAGCAGGAGTCGTTCGGGCTGACGATTATTGTTGCTCATTTCAACTTCCGGCTGCGGGGAGCAGAATCCGACGGTGATGAAGCCCTTGTCGCGCGCAGCGCGCGCCACTACGGATTTGAATTGTATGTGGAGCATGCCGATACTGAAGCATTTGCCCAGCAGCATCGTGTCGGGATTCAGGAAGCCGCCCGCATGTTGCGGTATGAGTTCTTTGACAAACTGTTGCTTTCGAGCGGATTTGACAAAATTGCCACGGCACATAACGCCGACGACAATGTTGAAACGATCATGATGAATCTCTTCCGCGGCTCCGGCGTAAGCGGACTTGCGGGGATTCCCGTATATCGCGAAGACCGGCGGATTATCCGGCCTTTGCTGTTTGCTGAACGGTCAGAGATTGAGGCCTATGCGGCAGCCGGGCATCTGACGTTCCGCAATGATTCTTCCAACGAGAAGGATTATTACACCCGGAATTTTATCAGGAATCGTATACTCCCTCTGATCAAAGAGGAAGTGAATCGGGGTGTTGTTTCGACGATGAATCGATTGGCGGAAGTGTTTCGTGAGTTGGATGTGTTCCTGAAAGAGACAGCGCACGCCCGGTATCAGCCCGTTGTCGTGTTCGACAGTAATGAGGAGCTGCATCTTTCCATTTCAAAGCTGAGGACAATTCCGAAGCTCATTCAACATTACATTATTATGATGGCTTCGGAAGCGTTCTCCGGAACAAAACTCGAATACGATCAAGTAAGCCGGGTTTTGGAGTTAACAGAAGGGTTGACCGGGTCGCGTGTGGAAATCGACAAGAATTCGGTTGTCTATCGGGATCGGGATCATCTGGTCTTTCGACGCGTTGAAGAGAAGGTGGAGTTCCGGTTTGCAGTTCTTCCGGCTCATCGCTACCGGTTCGAGCGGTTCGAGTTTTCGTCGGAGATTCTTGAAACGCGCAGCGCGCCGACGAACGGGAGGAACACGGAGTATATTGATGCGGACAAGGTCGAAGGCCAGGAACTTGTCATCCGCTCGTGGCGGGAGGGAGATTGGTTCGTTCCGCTTGGCATGACGAGCCGCAAGAAGCTCAGCGATTTTTTCGTTGATGCCAAGATCCCCGTGTTCGAGAAACCGTTTATTCCGATTCTCGAAACAAAACGGGGCGACATTGTGTGGGTGTGCGGATACAGAATTGACGAACGATTCAAAGTGACGTTGGAAACGCGGAGGGTGATGAAACTTCATTTTTCTTTACTACCAAAGCAGAATGCCCTTCAACAAAAAGAGTCTGAAAATTAA
- the hpt gene encoding hypoxanthine phosphoribosyltransferase: MPFNKKSLKINGDRFVVMLSERRIKAKVKELARTISKDYKGTVPVFIGILNGSFIFFSDLIREVSIDCEIDFLKLSSYGDAKISSGNVRLLKDLNCQVEGRDIIIVEDIIDSGLSMEYIRDLIRHQNPKSFRVVTLLYKKDAVKTQMKIDYIGFSIPKDFVIGYGLDYAQKLRHLKAIYRLKES; the protein is encoded by the coding sequence ATGCCCTTCAACAAAAAGAGTCTGAAAATTAACGGGGATCGCTTCGTTGTCATGCTGAGCGAGCGTCGGATCAAAGCAAAAGTGAAAGAACTTGCCCGGACGATCAGCAAAGACTACAAAGGCACTGTGCCGGTGTTTATCGGCATACTGAACGGCTCATTCATCTTCTTTTCAGACTTGATTCGTGAAGTGAGTATCGACTGCGAAATCGACTTTCTCAAACTCTCCAGCTACGGAGATGCGAAGATTTCGTCGGGGAACGTCCGGTTGCTGAAGGATTTGAATTGCCAGGTGGAGGGACGTGACATCATCATTGTGGAAGATATCATTGATTCCGGGCTCTCGATGGAGTATATCCGCGATCTGATCCGCCATCAGAACCCAAAGTCGTTTCGCGTTGTTACTCTACTGTACAAGAAAGATGCGGTAAAGACGCAGATGAAGATTGACTACATCGGATTTTCGATTCCTAAGGATTTTGTGATCGGGTACGGCCTTGATTACGCGCAGAAACTGCGGCACCTCAAGGCAATCTACCGGTTGAAGGAAAGCTGA
- the ftsH gene encoding ATP-dependent zinc metalloprotease FtsH has protein sequence MRSGDSDKKRGFQRPAKKRPGQQFRPDDDFNWNRVLKVVLSWSAIIVLVFVMMQMFKGPEGAEQEITYTEYQAYLQANDIAEATIKKSDLANYDFHGKLRERKRVMRGGKEVVFDKFVLTLPILDSAVIKDWTDRGLKFTVVREDNTWISALIGILPWILLLVVWLIIMRRMQGGGPKGIFSFGKSRAKMLNEGAPKVTFLDVAGADEAKVELQEIIEFLKEPTKFQKLGGKIPRGVLLLGPPGTGKTLLARAVAGEAGVPFFSISGADFVEMFVGVGASRVRDLFEQGKKSAPCIIFIDEIDAVGRHRGAGLGGGHDEREQTLNQLLVEMDGFEQNSGVIIIAATNRPDVLDPALMRPGRFDRQVVVDRPDVKGREGILRVHTKNIPLAEDVKLETLAKGSPGLAGAELANLVNEAALLAARQNDKAVSMRHFEEAKDKVMMGMERKSMIISEKEKKITSYHEIGHVLVARMIPEADPVHKVTIIPRGRALGLTTYLPIDEKHTYSKAYLEAMICYALGGRAAEKLIFGELTTGAGNDIERSTEIARKMVCEWGMSETLGPLTYGQKDEEIFLGRQITRQRNYSEDTAIAIDAEVKKIVEGGMNRAEKILHENMDLLHRLSQALLEREILDANEIDTIIRGEELPPLEKRGNGHIEPAPVGSSDIKK, from the coding sequence ATGCGCTCCGGGGATTCGGACAAGAAACGCGGGTTTCAGCGACCAGCAAAAAAACGTCCCGGGCAGCAATTCCGACCGGACGATGATTTCAACTGGAACAGGGTGCTGAAGGTTGTTCTCAGCTGGTCGGCAATTATTGTTCTCGTGTTTGTGATGATGCAGATGTTCAAAGGACCGGAAGGTGCCGAGCAGGAGATCACGTACACCGAGTATCAGGCATATCTGCAAGCAAATGATATCGCCGAGGCCACAATCAAAAAATCGGATTTGGCCAACTACGATTTTCATGGCAAGTTGCGTGAACGCAAGAGAGTGATGCGGGGCGGCAAGGAAGTTGTGTTTGATAAGTTTGTTCTCACCCTGCCGATTCTCGACAGCGCTGTCATAAAGGATTGGACTGACCGCGGGCTCAAATTCACCGTTGTTCGTGAAGACAATACGTGGATCAGCGCGCTGATCGGGATCCTGCCGTGGATATTGCTGCTGGTTGTCTGGCTTATCATCATGCGACGGATGCAAGGCGGCGGGCCGAAGGGCATCTTCTCCTTTGGAAAGAGCCGCGCAAAAATGCTGAACGAAGGCGCCCCAAAGGTGACGTTCCTCGACGTCGCCGGAGCAGACGAAGCGAAGGTCGAGTTGCAGGAGATTATCGAGTTTCTCAAAGAGCCGACGAAATTCCAGAAACTCGGCGGCAAGATTCCCCGCGGCGTGCTTCTCCTCGGCCCTCCCGGTACGGGAAAAACTCTTCTCGCCCGCGCCGTTGCCGGAGAAGCGGGTGTGCCGTTCTTCTCGATTTCTGGTGCCGATTTTGTCGAGATGTTCGTCGGTGTTGGAGCGAGCCGTGTGCGCGATCTGTTTGAGCAGGGAAAGAAAAGCGCTCCCTGCATCATCTTCATCGATGAAATCGACGCCGTCGGCCGTCACCGCGGCGCGGGTCTCGGCGGCGGACATGATGAACGTGAACAGACGTTGAATCAGTTGCTTGTTGAGATGGATGGCTTTGAGCAGAATAGCGGCGTCATCATCATCGCGGCAACCAATCGTCCCGATGTGCTCGATCCTGCTTTGATGCGTCCGGGCCGTTTCGACCGGCAAGTTGTTGTCGATCGTCCCGATGTGAAGGGGAGAGAAGGAATTCTCCGCGTACATACGAAGAATATTCCTCTTGCTGAAGATGTGAAGCTCGAGACGCTTGCCAAGGGCTCGCCGGGACTTGCGGGCGCCGAGCTTGCCAACCTCGTCAACGAGGCTGCGCTTCTTGCCGCACGGCAAAATGACAAGGCCGTTTCGATGCGTCACTTTGAAGAGGCAAAGGACAAAGTGATGATGGGGATGGAACGGAAGAGTATGATCATTTCCGAAAAGGAAAAGAAGATCACTTCCTATCACGAAATCGGGCATGTGTTGGTGGCGCGGATGATTCCCGAAGCCGACCCTGTGCATAAAGTGACGATCATCCCGCGCGGCAGGGCGCTCGGTTTGACAACCTACCTGCCGATTGATGAAAAGCATACATACTCGAAGGCGTATCTCGAAGCGATGATCTGCTACGCATTGGGCGGACGGGCAGCTGAGAAGCTGATTTTTGGTGAGCTGACAACCGGCGCCGGCAACGACATTGAGCGTTCCACGGAAATCGCCAGAAAAATGGTGTGCGAGTGGGGAATGAGCGAGACGCTCGGCCCGTTGACGTACGGCCAGAAAGATGAAGAGATCTTCCTCGGGCGGCAAATCACGCGCCAGAGAAACTACAGTGAAGACACGGCGATTGCCATTGACGCGGAAGTGAAGAAAATTGTCGAGGGAGGTATGAACCGGGCGGAGAAGATTCTCCACGAAAATATGGATTTGCTGCACCGGCTTTCACAAGCGTTGCTCGAACGCGAAATTCTCGACGCAAACGAAATCGACACGATCATCCGCGGTGAAGAGCTTCCGCCGCTGGAAAAACGGGGGAACGGACACATCGAACCTGCCCCTGTTGGCTCCTCCGATATCAAGAAATGA
- a CDS encoding dolichol kinase, whose product MNGFPNVEQSYAVELVRKTIHLCSLSIPVVYYFITKSTALSILLPLTLLFGLSDLARVYHPPTRELYHKLFGWLLRKHELDDGERNLNGATYVLIAACLFIWIFPKVVFITAFSILIISDTLAALVGRKFGKRRFLNKSLEGAAAFFLSALVVVALTPKVDGGWMEYLIGGIAALAGAVVESWLTKFDDNLSIPLVVGAVMWALYALLLPAVDVYALDMLR is encoded by the coding sequence ATGAATGGCTTTCCGAATGTCGAGCAGAGTTATGCTGTTGAATTAGTCCGCAAGACGATTCACCTCTGCTCGCTTTCGATTCCCGTCGTCTATTACTTCATCACCAAATCCACGGCGCTGTCCATTCTTCTTCCTCTCACGCTGCTGTTCGGGCTGTCCGATCTTGCCCGCGTCTATCACCCGCCAACCAGGGAACTCTATCACAAGCTGTTTGGCTGGCTGCTGAGAAAACATGAGTTGGATGACGGCGAACGGAATCTCAACGGGGCGACATACGTTCTCATTGCCGCCTGTCTGTTTATCTGGATCTTTCCGAAAGTTGTGTTCATAACCGCCTTCTCCATTCTGATTATTTCCGACACGCTCGCGGCGTTGGTGGGACGCAAGTTCGGCAAGCGCCGGTTTCTCAACAAAAGCCTGGAAGGCGCGGCCGCTTTTTTCCTGAGCGCCCTTGTGGTGGTTGCCCTCACCCCGAAAGTCGATGGCGGGTGGATGGAATATCTGATCGGCGGGATTGCCGCATTGGCGGGAGCCGTTGTCGAGTCGTGGCTCACGAAGTTTGACGACAACCTCTCGATCCCTCTCGTCGTCGGGGCGGTGATGTGGGCGTTGTATGCACTGCTGCTTCCCGCGGTCGACGTGTATGCCCTCGATATGCTTCGCTGA